Proteins found in one Magnolia sinica isolate HGM2019 chromosome 5, MsV1, whole genome shotgun sequence genomic segment:
- the LOC131246087 gene encoding integrin-linked protein kinase 1-like, with protein MMIVSEYPSKGDLGSYLQKKGCLQPTKALRFALDIARGMNYLHECKPEPVIHCDLKPKNILLDSGGQLKVVGFGLVRLSKISPDKAQLAPGAQIDSSSLYMAPEVYKAGIFDRSVDAFSYGLIFYEMIEGAPPFHPKSPEDAAKIISLEGMRPPFKLKSKNYPPDLRELFEECWDPEPVVRPTFSEIIA; from the exons ATGATGATTGTTTCAGAGTACCCTTCAAAA GGCGATCTTGGAAGCTACCTTCAGAAGAAAGGATGTCTGCAGCCTACTAAGGCTCTGAGATTTGCCCTTGATATTGCTAG GGGTATGAATTATCTTCACGAATGCAAACCGGAACCCGTTATCCATTGTGATTTAAAGCCAAA AAATATTTTGCTGGATAGTGGAGGCCAGTTGAAGGTAGTAGGTTTTGGTTTGGTCAGGCTGTCAAAAATATCACCTGACAAAGCCCAACTAGCTCCAGGGGCTCAGATTGACAGTTCAA GTTTATACATGGCACCGGAGGTTTACAAAGCTGGAATATTTGACAGAAGCGTTGATGCATTCTCTTATGGTCTAATTTTTTATGAG ATGATTGAAGGAGCACCCCCTTTCCACCCCAAGTCCCCAGAAGATGCTGCTAAAATTATTTCTTTAGAAGGAATGAGACCACCATTCAAGCTTAAATCAAAAAATTATCCTCCAGACCTTAGAGA GTTATTTGAAGAATGTTGGGACCCTGAACCTGTGGTTAGACCAACCTTTTCTGAGATTATTGCGTGA